A window of Streptomyces sp. Je 1-332 genomic DNA:
CTGCCGCCTTTGACGGAGGGCGGCCCGGCGCGCTTCGCGGTCTTCGACGTACCGAGCCGAGCCGAGCTGGTGCGACAGGGCGCGACGACGTGCGCGGCGACGGTGATCGCAGGCCGCATGGTGTACCGCGCCCGCTGAGGCAGCCCCGCAGGGGCGCCTCAGGGGCGCGGGGCTGTGTCGATATGCGGCTCCGCCGCGTGGGCGCGAGCAACCACCACGGACCCGCACCCGCCGGCGGGCCCCGCCGGGCAGAGGCCCCGGCGAAGAGCCCGCCGCAGGCGAGAAAGCCCGCCGCAGGCGAGAAAGCCCGCCGCAGGCGAGAAAGCCCGCCGCAGGCGAAGCGGGCCGCGGCCAAGGCAGAAGACCGGCCTGACACAATGGCCGGGTGACCCGAGCCACCCTGGACAAGCAGCCGCACGAAGTCGCCTCGATGTTCGACGACGTGGCGGAACGGTACGACCTGACGAACGACGTGCTGTCGCTCGGACAGGCGAGGCTGTGGCGCAAGGAGGTCGCGAAGGCGGTCGACGCGCGCCCCGCGCAGAAGGTGCTCGACCTCGCCGCGGGCACGGCGACCTCGTCGCAGCCCTTCGCCCGCGCGGGAGCGTACGTCGTGCCCTGCGATTTCTCGCTCGGCATGCTCCAGGTCGGCAAGGCGCGCCACCCCTGGATGCCGTTCACGGCGGGGGACGCGACGAAGCTGCCGTTCAAGGACGACACGTTCGACGCCGTCACGATCTCCTTCGGCCTGCGCAACGTCCACGAGACGGACCAGGCGCTGCGGGAGATGTACCGCGTGACGAAGCCGGGCGGCCGGGTCGTCATCTGCGAGTTCTCGCACGCGACATGGGCGCCGTTCCGCACGGTCTACGAGGAGTATCTGATGCGGGCCCTGCCGCCGGTGGCGCGCGCGGTCTCCTCCAACCCCGACGCGTACGTCTACCTCGCGGAGTCCATCCGCTCCTGGCCGGACCAGCCGACGCTGGCCGCGCTGCTGCGTGACGCGGGCTGGTCGAAGGTGGCGTGGCGGAATCTGACGGGCGGGATCGTGGCCCTGCACCGGGGCTTCAAGGCCTAGGACCCGCTGGGGGGACACCCGAACGGGTAGCGCGCGAAATCCTTCGTTGTGAACCGAGTTGACGGGAACCAGCCGCCGGGCAAGATGTGTCCGTTGTGATACGACTCCGCCGACGCGGCGTGGTCGATGCGAATCCGCTCTGTCGCATCGGCCGCCGCGGGATCACTCGGCACGGGTCGGTTCCATCTGGTCATCTCCCCAATGACGGAGCGTTCCCATGGCGTCGTACTGCCCTCACTGCGGGGCACCCACCCCTGACGAGGCCCGCTTCTGCATGAGATGCGGGCGAGAGCGTCCGCGTGACACGACGGTGGACGCGGGGCCCGCGGAACTGCCTGCGGCAGAACTGGGCGATCCGACTTCCGCTTCCGCTTCCGCTTCCGCCGACGCGGCGTCGGTGGGGCCCGAGGCTGATGCGCCCGCCGGGGCTGACGCACCCGCCGGGGACGCGCCTGCCGGGGACACGAGTGCCAGTGACGCGCCCGAAAGCACGCCTGCCGGGCCCGGGTACACCGCAACTTCCCTCCCTGCTCCCGCACTTCCAGCCGCCCCCGCATCCCCACCCCCGCCCCCACACGTCCCCGCGGCGCCCGCAGGGCCCTCCCCGCTCGGTGCCTTCCTCGGGAGGTCGTTCCGAGGAGACTGGGCGGGAGCCGCCCAAGCCGCCCTGTGGCCCGTGGGACTGGTGCTCGTCGCGGCTGTCGCGTTCGCCATCCCCTCCTACGGGCAAGGCGACGGCGACGTGGTCGTCGGGTTCGGCGACCGGCTACGGATCGCCCTCGCGCTGCTGCTCCAGGCCGTGGGCGGCGGCTTCGAGATGTCGGGAAGCGAGCGCCAGCAGTCGTCCCTCTTCGGCGGCGAGAGCTCCAGCGTCGACGTCGCCTTCGACGGCAGCGCCTCGCTCCACCTCATCCCGCTCACCGTCACCGCCCTGTGGATCGGGGCCCTCTTCATCGGCGTACGCATCCTGCGCAGCCGCGTACTCCTGCGTACCGGCGGGCAGGGCGGAGGCACCGCCGGGCTCGAAGCGGCCGTGCGTGTCAGCCTGTTGGTGACCGTGGCCACTCTCGTGCTCAGCCTCTTCGCGCAGCCCGAGATCGAGGGCGTCGAACTCTCGTCGTCACCTGTGCTCGCCGCGCTCGGCGCGCTCCTCCTCGCGGCCGCTGTCACCTGCGGAGTGCTGCACCGCCACGACCTGGCCCACTGGCTGGCCGTGCGGCCGGGTTGGCAGGCGGCGTTCCGTGCCACCGGCACCGCACTGCGCGCGCTCGCGGTCGTACTGGCCCTCTGCTCGGTCGTCGCGTTCATCAGCCTCGCCCAGGTCGACGACCTCGAAGGCGTCGCCGACCTCGAAGATGCCGATGTCTCCCCCCTGCTCATCGCCCTGCTCCTGCTGCCGAACCTCGGCATCGCGGCCCTCGGGCTCGGGTGGGGAGCACCGCTCAAGGCATCGGTGGAGGGCAGTAGTTCGGCGTTTGGAGGTGGCTACGAGAGCGAGTCCTTCGGGCTCTCGGAGCTGGGCGACGTCACCAACGCCTGGGCGATCATGGGGGCGTTGACGCTCGGGCTCGTGAGCGCGCTGGTCCTCGGCCTCCTTGCCGCGCGCCGCTCCGCGCACCGGGGAGAGCAACTGCTCGCCGCCGGTGTCTTCTTCGGGCTCTTCCTGCTCATCGCCGGGGTCGGCGGCTTCAGCATCGACGCGACCGGAAGCGCGTCCTCGCAGTTCGGTGGCGGCGCAGGCGGCAGCGGCTCGGGCAACGGCAGCTTCGAAACGGGCGTGAGCGTGCCGGACGCGCTCCTGTTCGGCCTGCTCTGGGCCTTCGGCGCCGCGCTCATCGCGCCGTTCCTGCTGCAGATGACGGGGCAGCGGACGGGGCTCGACGCGACGCCGATGCCACCGGTCCCGCCGATGCCGTACGGCGGTCCCGCGAGTGCCCTTGGTGCGACCAGCGCTCCCGGCGCTCCCGGCTCTGTGGCCGACGCCCCCACCGAGGGCGCTGTCGGCTCCGTAGGGCCAGTAGGCCCCGCTTCAACTGGCGTTCCCGCACCCGCGGTTACCCCGGCACCCGCCTACGCCCCCGCCGCCTACGACCCCACCCCCCACGCCCCCACCCCCTACGACCCCCACACCTTCCAGCTGCGCCAACAGCCGCCCGCCTCGCCCGCGTCCCGCCGCACCGCGGTCTGGGTCGGCACCCTCGCCGCCGCCTTTCTCATCGGCAGCGGTATCGCGGCCGGGGTCCTGCTCTGGCAGAACGACGACGACGGCTCGGCGGACAAGGCCGGAGGCAAGGACGACAAGCCCGCCGTCAGCAGGACCGAGGACCCCACGCCGCCGCCCTCGCCATCCCCATCGGCCACCCCTACACAGGACACGGAGAGCCCGGCCGAGCCGAGCGCGAGCCCGGACGCCCTGGACGACGCACCCGAACTGCCCGCGGACTCCGACCTGGTGTCCGACGTGAGCGGCTTCGAGTTCGCCGTGCCCGAAGGCTGGACCCGGCAGGGCGAGGAGAGGCCGGGCCAGATCGTGTACGCCGGGTCGACCGGCCCGGAGGGGTTCATCGTCGGCGTGGTCCCCAGCGCCCCGTACACCTCGTACGAGAACTTCACGACGATCGAGAAGGACGCCAAGAAGGACCCGAAGAAGTCGGACTACCAGCGGATCCGTCTTGAGCCGAACACCTTCCAGGGGCGCCCTGGCGCGATCTGGGAGTACACCTACACCGACGGGGCGGGCCGCGAGATCCATGCGCTGAACCAGAGTTACGTCGCGGACAACGGCACCGAGTACGCCATCCTGCTCTCCTGGCGCGCGGACCACTGGCCCGCGGGCGAGGGCGAGAAGATCCACGGGACCGCGCTCGACCACTGGCGGCTCAACGGCTGAGCGGGCCGGTGGCCGAGCGGATCGACGGCTGAGCGGATCGACGGCTGAGCGGGTCAGCGGCCGACGGGTGCGCCTGCGCTGGAGCACCGCGCCGGGCAGACCCGCTACAGCGCGAGCCGGAAGCAGCGTGCCACCCGGTCCGTGCCCGGCGACATGAAGGTCTCGGCCAGCTCCATGCCGAGCCGGCGGGTCACCGCGATGGACCGTTCGTTACGGGCGTCGACCATCGCCACCACGTCCGGTACGCCCGCCGTGCGCGCCCGCTCCAGGGTGGCCTGCGCGGCGGCGGTCGCGTACCCCTTCCCCCAGGCGGCCCTGGAGAGCCGCCAGCCGATCTCGATCTCGCCCGTGGGCCCCCAGTCGCGCGGCCACGGCTGTGCTCCGGTGAAGCCGATCGGCTCGCCGTCCGCGTCGAGCAACGTCCAGAGGCAGATGCCGAGTTCGGCGTCGTGTCTGCGCTGCCGGGCGGTGAGCTCCTCGTACACGGAGAGCTCGGCCGATGCGCCGGTGCCGAAGAACTCCATGACGTCCGGGTCGTCGAAGAGCCGGTGCCAGACGAAGGCGTCCTCGTGCGTCGGGACGCGCAGGTGTACGACGGGCAGGGTCATGGTCGGCAGTGCCTGCTTTGTCACGGGTGGCCCTTCGGCTGGCGGATCAGTACCGCTGCATAGACTGCCCATAACCCGTGCCCGCCGGCACACAGATTTCGAGCCTTGGGGAGAACCCGCCGTGACCGAGCCCCAGCCCCTCACCGAACACACCGCTGATGTGATCGTCGTCGGGGCCGGGCCAGCCGGTTCCACGACCGCCTACTACCTGGCCAAGGCCGGACTCGACGTACTCCTCCTGGAGAAGACCGCGTTCCCCAGGGAGAAGGTCTGCGGCGACGGCCTCACGCCCCGCGCCACCAAACAGCTCGTGTCGATGGGCATCGACATCTCCGAGGAGGCGGGCTGGCTGCGGAACAAGGGTCTGCGCATCATCGGGGGCGGTGTCCGGCTCCAGCTCGACTGGCCCGATCTCGCCGCCTACCCGAACTACGGCCTGGTCCGTAAGCGCGACGACTTCGACGAGCAGCTCGCCAACCAGGCACAGAAGGCGGGCGCCCGCCTGTACGAGCGCTGCAACGTCGGCGCCCCGATCATCGACGACCGCACGGGCCGCATCACCGGCGTGCACGCCAAGCTCGGTGAGGAGAAGACCCCGGTCACCTTCCACGCTCCGCTGGTGGTCGCCGCCGACGGCAACTCGACGCGGCTGTCCCTCGCGATGGGCCTGCACCGCCGCGAGGACCGTCCGATGGGCGTCGCGGTCCGTACGTACTTCACCTCGCCCCGCCACGACGACGACTACCTGGAGTCCTGGCTGGAGCTGTGGGACCGGCGTGGCGCCGAGGACCGGCTCCTTCCCGGCTACGGCTGGGTCTTCGGCATGGGCGACGGCACGTCGAACGTCGGCCTCGGCATCCTCGACTCGTCGTCCGCCTACAAGGAGCTGGACTGGCGCGAGGTGTTGAAGGCCTGGTGCGCCTCGATGCCCGAGGAGTGGGGCTACACCCCGGACAACATGACGATGCCGATCCGCGGCGCCGCCCTGCCGATGGCCTTCAACCGCCAGCCGCACTACACCAAGGGCCTGCTCCTGGTGGGCGACGCGGGCGGCATGGTGAACCCCTTCAACGGCGAGGGCATCGCGTACGCCATGGAGTCCGGGCAGATCGCGGCGGACGTCATCGTCCAGGCGCACGCCCGCCAGACCCCCGGCCAGCGCGAACTCGCCCTCCAGCGCTACCCGAAGGTCCTCAAGGACACCTACGGCGGCTACTACACGCTGGGCCGCGCCTTCGTGAAGCTCATCGGCAACCCGAAGGTCATGAAGATCGCCACGCAGCGCGGCCTGACGCACCCGATGCTGATGCGCTTCACGCTGAAGATGCTCGCCAACCTCACCGATCCGACGGGCGGCGACGCGATGGACCGCATCATCAACGGCCTGAGCAAGGTGGCGCCGAAGGCGTGAGGCTCTGTCCCGATTTGCCCTGACCGCGTGGGTGGTACGAGGCTGGCGGCATGATTTTCATCGCCGTCAAGTTCACGATCCGCCCCGAGCACGCCGACACCTGGCTGGAGCGGACCGCCGAGTTCACCCGGGCCACCCGCGCGGAGGAGGGCAACCTCTTCTACGAGTGGTCCCGCAGCGTCGACGACCCCCACCAGTTCGTACTCCTGGAGGGCTTCGCCTCCCAGGAGGCAGGCGCCGCGCACGTCGGCTCCGACCACTTCAAGGCGGCCATGGAGACGATGTCCGAGGCGATCGCCTCGAAGCCCGAGATCATCCACACCGAGATCCCGGGCAACAGCTGGTCCGAGATGGGCGAGTTGTCGCCGAAGGGCTGAGGCGCACGGCTTTGCGGGGCTCACTGAGGCACGCGGCTCGCTGAGCGCACAGAAGGGCCGGGAACCCCCCCAGCGGGGTTCCCGGCCCTTCCACGTAGCTGTGAGGGCCCTCAGAGGACGCGCACGGCGCCGTCGGCGGGGTAGCCCGACAGGTCCTGGATGACAACGCCCTTGCCGGGGTTGGCCGCGTCGAGGTACTGGCCGTTACCGATGTACACACCCACGTGGTACGCGGAACCCGCGCCACCCCAGTAAAGGATGTCGCCCACCTGGACGCTGTCGAGCGAGACCGGCGTACCGGAGACCGACTGGTCCTGCGAGACGCGCGGAAGGTCCACGCCCGCCTGCTTGAACGCGGCCTGGACGAGGCTGGAGCAGTCCCAGGCGTTGGGTCCGGAGGCACCCATGACGTACGCGTCACCGAGCTGGGCCTTGAGGAAGCTGACGACCGAGCCGACGCTGCCGCTGGCCGGGGCGGCCACATCGGCGGACGAGGCGCTGGAGCCGCCGGCGGCGCTGAGCGTCGTGCGCTCGGCGGAACGCGAGGCGCGCTCCTCCTCCGCCTTCTTCTTGGCGGCGGCCTCCGCCTTGGCCTTCGCCTTGGCCTCGGCCTTCGCCTGGTCTTCCTTGGCCTGCTTGGCGGCCTTCACGGCGGCCGCGTCCTGCTCGGCGCGGAGCTCGTAGCTGTCGGCGGTCTGCTGCGTGACCTCAGCGGACTGCGCGATCTGCGTGGAGAGGTCCGCGGTGAGCGTGGGCATTTCGATGGTCTCGGTCACCGGCTCGGCGGCGTTCGCCGTACCGGCGGCCGCGGCCACTGCCAGGGTGCTGAGGACGCCACCGGCAACTCCGGCGCGCAGGGCCATCTTCGAGGCGCTGCGACGGGGCTTCCGGTGGCTGGGTATGTGAGCGGTGTGGGACATGAGAACAACCGCTATCAGGGAGTCAGGGTTCCCATCAAGAAACGTGGGCTGCGCCACAGTTGCTCGTGAGGGCCCCGAATCCCGGGCGTGTCACTTCTTATTGACGCCGTAACGGGCAATGCGGACAACGGCGATCACGCCTGTGATCATGGGTTTTCTGCGATACGCCCGAATTGCCCCCGGTCTACCACCGGTTGAGCCGGTTGGCCAAGCCCGGTTTCTCGCCCGCGCGGGGTCGTGTGGCGCAGGTCACAGGGGAAACCCCTGGGGATCTCTCTGAGATCCAGCCGAGACCTTCCTGAGATCTTCCGAAGAATTCAGGGGTGTTGCCCGTATGGGGGAACGGTGACGGGTCGGTGCCGACGGGGTGCCGATCCGCCCGCATGCGGGAAGTCGACCCGCCCGCCTACGGGAAGTCGACCCGCCCGTCTACGGGAAGTCGATCTGCCCGTCTACGGGAAGTCGATCCGCCCGTCTACGGGAAGTGGATCCGCCCTCATGTCGTCTTCGTGTGGCTGCGGCTCCGGCCGCTAGTGAATCGGCGCACGCGTCCGCGGTTGTCCACTCCCGTCCACACCTCTCCCGCCAAAGTGTGAATGAGCCGCCACTATCAAGCCAGCGCGTCCAGCGCCAATTTGCTTGCGGCGGCTATCGCTTGATAGGGCGACCCCCTCCCGACCAGCGGTAACTCGCTGAGATGTCACCTCTGGTGATCACTCAGGCGCTTCGCGTATGAAGATCACCGCTCATCCGACTTCATGATCCTTCGTCAGGTGGTGGAGATCACAAAGCCGTTGTCGCACCCCGTGTCGCAGATCACAGACCGGCGGGCATAAGATGCACGGCAGTTGGGCTTGTGACCTGCTTCACATGTAAGCGATCTTCGGGTCGTGGTGGGTGGTCGCGGTCCGATGCAACCGCCAACAGTCAGTGCCGACTGAGAGGAGCGAGGAGCGTGAACGCCTATGCGCCCATCCTCGTGCTGGGAGCCCTCGGGGCAGGCTTTGCGATCTTCTCCGTGGTCATGGCCACGCTTATCGGTCCAAAGCGGTACAACCGCGCCAAGCTCGAGGCGTATGAGTGCGGTATCGAGCCGACGCCGACTCCGGCCGGCGGCGGGCGATTCCCGATCAAGTACTACCTGACGGCGATGCTCTTCATCGTCTTCGACATCGAGATCGTCTTCCTTTACCCCTGGGCCGTCACCTTCGACGCGCTGGGGATTTTCGGGCTCGTGGAGATGCTGCTCTTCGTGCTCACCGTCTTCGTCGCGTACGCGTACGTATGGCGGCGTGGCGGCCTGGAATGGGACTAAAGGTCTGAGGGGCCAAGAGCATGGGACTCGAAGAGAAACTGCCGAGCGGTTTTCTGCTGACCACCGTCGAACAAGCCGCGGGCTGGGTGCGCAAGTCATCCGTCTTCCCCGCGACCTTCGGCCTCGCGTGCTGCGCCATCGAGATGATGACGACGGGAGCCGGGCGCTATGACCTGGCTCGCTTCGGCATGGAGGTCTTCCGCGGTTCACCGCGCCAGGCCGATCTGATGATCGTGGCCGGGCGGGTGAGCCAGAAGATGGCGCCGGTCCTGCGGCAGGTCTATGACCAGATGCCCAACCCCAAGTGGGTCATTTCCATGGGGGTTTGCGCTTCATCGGGCGGGATGTTCAACAATTACGCGATTGTGCAGGGCGTGGATCACATTGTCCCTGTTGACATCTATTTGCCCGGCTGTCCGCCGCGGCCCGAGATGCTGATGGACGCGATCCTCAAGCTGCACCAGAAGATCCAGGGCGGAAAGCTCGGGGTCAACGCGGAGGAAGCGGCCCGCGAGGCGGAGGAGGCGGCCCTCAAGGCCCTCCCCACCATCGAGATGAAGGGGCTGCTGCGGTGAGCGACGCGCACGACGAACACGACGAGCACCTGAACGGGAACGGCGTTCCCGCACCCCGCGACGAGGCCGGCAAGGTCATCCGCGTCCGCAAGGGCATGTTCGGCGCCAACAACGGCGGCGACACGTCCGGTTACGGCGGGCTCGTGCGGACCATCACCCTGCCGGGCGCCACCGCGCGCCCGTACGGCGGCTGGTTCGACGAAGTCGCGGACGAGCTGGAGGGCGCCCTGGAAGAGCAGGGGCTCCTGCCGGAGAACGCGATCGAGAAGACGGTCGTCGACCGCGACGAGCTCACCTTCCACATCGCGCGCGAGCACCTCGTCCGGGTGGCCCAGACCCTGCGCGACGACCCGGCCCTGCGCTTCGAGCTCTGCACGGGCGTCTGCGGCGTGCACTTCCTCGAGGACAAGGGCCGCGAGCTGCACGCCGTCTACCACCTGCGCTCGATCACCCACAACCGCCTGATCCGGCTCGAAGTCAGCGCCCCTGACGCCGACCCGCACGTCCCCTCGCTGGTCTCCGTCTATCCGACGAACGACTGGCACGAGCGCGAGGCGTACGACTTCTTCGGCCTGATCTTCGACGGCCACCCAGCCCTTACGCGGATCATGATGCCGGACGACTGGCAGGGCTTCCCGCAGCGCAAGGACTACCCCCTCGGCGGCATCCCCGTCGAGTACAAGGGCGCCCAGATCCCGGCTCCGGACCAGCGGAGGTCGTACAGCTGATGTCTGCAACTCAGGGAACTTCCCACGCTTCCGCCCGTGAGACGACCGAGGGGACCGTATATACGGTCACCGGCGGCGACTGGGACGAGGTCGTCCAGTCCGCGGCCCGGTCCGACGACGAGCGCATCATCGTCAACATGGGTCCGCAGCACCCCTCCACCCATGGTGTGCTCCGGCTCATCCTGGAGATCGAGGGCGAGACCGTCTCCGAGGCCCGCTGCGGCATCGGCTATCTGCACACGGGCATCGAGAAGAACCTCGAATACCGCACGTGGACGCAGGGCACGACGTTCGTCACGCGCATGGACTACCTGACGCCGTTCTTCAACGAGGCGGCGTACTGCCTCGGGGTCGAGAAGCTCCTCGGCATCGAGGACCAGATCCCGGACCGCGCGTCGATCATCCGGGTGCTCCTGATGGAGCTCAACCGCCTCTCCTCGCACCTGGTGTGCATCGCCACCGGCGGCATGGAGCTCGGCGCGACGACGATCATGATCTACGGCTTCCGCGATCGTGAACTCGTTCTCGACATCTTCGAGCTGATCACCGGACTGCGCATGAACCACGCGTACATCCGGCCCGGCGGACTCGCACAGGACCTGCCCCCGGGCGCGGTGGACCAGATCCGCGAGTTCGTGAAGAAGATGCAGAAGAACCTCGGCGAGTACGACAAGCTCGCCACCGGCAACCCCATCTTCAAGGCCCGTATGCAGGACGTCGGCTATCTCGACCTCGCCGGCTGCATGGCACTCGGCGCCACGGGGCCCGTCCTGCGCTCGGCCGGTCTGCCGCACGACCTGCGCAAGGCGCAGCCCTACTGCGGTTACGAGAACTACGAGTTCGACGTACCGACCGCCGACACCTGTGACTCCTACGGACGCTTCCTGATCCGTCTGGAGGAGATGCGCCAGTCGCTGCGCATCGTCGAGCAGTGCCTGGACCGCCTCGCGCCGGGTCCGGTCATGGTCGGCGACAAGAAGATCGCCTGGCCAGCGCAACTGGCGCTCGGCCCGGACGGATTGGGCAACTCGCTC
This region includes:
- a CDS encoding demethylmenaquinone methyltransferase produces the protein MTRATLDKQPHEVASMFDDVAERYDLTNDVLSLGQARLWRKEVAKAVDARPAQKVLDLAAGTATSSQPFARAGAYVVPCDFSLGMLQVGKARHPWMPFTAGDATKLPFKDDTFDAVTISFGLRNVHETDQALREMYRVTKPGGRVVICEFSHATWAPFRTVYEEYLMRALPPVARAVSSNPDAYVYLAESIRSWPDQPTLAALLRDAGWSKVAWRNLTGGIVALHRGFKA
- a CDS encoding GNAT family N-acetyltransferase, giving the protein MTLPVVHLRVPTHEDAFVWHRLFDDPDVMEFFGTGASAELSVYEELTARQRRHDAELGICLWTLLDADGEPIGFTGAQPWPRDWGPTGEIEIGWRLSRAAWGKGYATAAAQATLERARTAGVPDVVAMVDARNERSIAVTRRLGMELAETFMSPGTDRVARCFRLAL
- a CDS encoding geranylgeranyl reductase family protein, with product MTEPQPLTEHTADVIVVGAGPAGSTTAYYLAKAGLDVLLLEKTAFPREKVCGDGLTPRATKQLVSMGIDISEEAGWLRNKGLRIIGGGVRLQLDWPDLAAYPNYGLVRKRDDFDEQLANQAQKAGARLYERCNVGAPIIDDRTGRITGVHAKLGEEKTPVTFHAPLVVAADGNSTRLSLAMGLHRREDRPMGVAVRTYFTSPRHDDDYLESWLELWDRRGAEDRLLPGYGWVFGMGDGTSNVGLGILDSSSAYKELDWREVLKAWCASMPEEWGYTPDNMTMPIRGAALPMAFNRQPHYTKGLLLVGDAGGMVNPFNGEGIAYAMESGQIAADVIVQAHARQTPGQRELALQRYPKVLKDTYGGYYTLGRAFVKLIGNPKVMKIATQRGLTHPMLMRFTLKMLANLTDPTGGDAMDRIINGLSKVAPKA
- a CDS encoding putative quinol monooxygenase yields the protein MIFIAVKFTIRPEHADTWLERTAEFTRATRAEEGNLFYEWSRSVDDPHQFVLLEGFASQEAGAAHVGSDHFKAAMETMSEAIASKPEIIHTEIPGNSWSEMGELSPKG
- a CDS encoding C40 family peptidase, which encodes MSHTAHIPSHRKPRRSASKMALRAGVAGGVLSTLAVAAAAGTANAAEPVTETIEMPTLTADLSTQIAQSAEVTQQTADSYELRAEQDAAAVKAAKQAKEDQAKAEAKAKAKAEAAAKKKAEEERASRSAERTTLSAAGGSSASSADVAAPASGSVGSVVSFLKAQLGDAYVMGASGPNAWDCSSLVQAAFKQAGVDLPRVSQDQSVSGTPVSLDSVQVGDILYWGGAGSAYHVGVYIGNGQYLDAANPGKGVVIQDLSGYPADGAVRVL
- a CDS encoding NADH-quinone oxidoreductase subunit A; the protein is MNAYAPILVLGALGAGFAIFSVVMATLIGPKRYNRAKLEAYECGIEPTPTPAGGGRFPIKYYLTAMLFIVFDIEIVFLYPWAVTFDALGIFGLVEMLLFVLTVFVAYAYVWRRGGLEWD
- a CDS encoding NADH-quinone oxidoreductase subunit B family protein — translated: MGLEEKLPSGFLLTTVEQAAGWVRKSSVFPATFGLACCAIEMMTTGAGRYDLARFGMEVFRGSPRQADLMIVAGRVSQKMAPVLRQVYDQMPNPKWVISMGVCASSGGMFNNYAIVQGVDHIVPVDIYLPGCPPRPEMLMDAILKLHQKIQGGKLGVNAEEAAREAEEAALKALPTIEMKGLLR
- a CDS encoding NADH-quinone oxidoreductase subunit C — protein: MSDAHDEHDEHLNGNGVPAPRDEAGKVIRVRKGMFGANNGGDTSGYGGLVRTITLPGATARPYGGWFDEVADELEGALEEQGLLPENAIEKTVVDRDELTFHIAREHLVRVAQTLRDDPALRFELCTGVCGVHFLEDKGRELHAVYHLRSITHNRLIRLEVSAPDADPHVPSLVSVYPTNDWHEREAYDFFGLIFDGHPALTRIMMPDDWQGFPQRKDYPLGGIPVEYKGAQIPAPDQRRSYS
- a CDS encoding NADH-quinone oxidoreductase subunit D, whose translation is MSATQGTSHASARETTEGTVYTVTGGDWDEVVQSAARSDDERIIVNMGPQHPSTHGVLRLILEIEGETVSEARCGIGYLHTGIEKNLEYRTWTQGTTFVTRMDYLTPFFNEAAYCLGVEKLLGIEDQIPDRASIIRVLLMELNRLSSHLVCIATGGMELGATTIMIYGFRDRELVLDIFELITGLRMNHAYIRPGGLAQDLPPGAVDQIREFVKKMQKNLGEYDKLATGNPIFKARMQDVGYLDLAGCMALGATGPVLRSAGLPHDLRKAQPYCGYENYEFDVPTADTCDSYGRFLIRLEEMRQSLRIVEQCLDRLAPGPVMVGDKKIAWPAQLALGPDGLGNSLDHIKKIMGTSMEALIHHFKLVTEGFRVPAGQAYTAVESPKGELGVHVVSDGGTRPYRVHFRDPSFTNLQAMAAMCEGGQVADVIVAVASIDPVMGGVDR